CATTGCCGGGCGCTGGGACGTGGCCCTGGAAGAGATGGAAGGCGCGGCCGTGGGTCTGGTGGCCCTGCACTATGGCAAGCCTTTCGCCGCCCTGCGCGGGGTGAGCAACCTCGCCGGAGACCGCGACCTGGACGTGGCCGCCGGAGCAGGCGCGGCCATGCGGGCCCTCATGAACCTGGACGCCCCGGCGTGAACGGCCGCGAGATCCAGTTCGGCTTTTCGCCGTGCCCCAATGACACCTTCTCTTTTCACGCGGCAATGCACGGCCTGGTGGACACCCAGGGCTGGCGGTTCGAGGCAAGGTTCGCCGACGTGGAGCAGCTCAACCAGTGGGCCCTGGAGGGCAGGCTGCCGCTGACCAAGCTCAGCTTCCCGGCTTTGGGCCGCGCTTTGGATCGCTACGGCCTGCTTCGCGCCGGGGCCGCCTTGGGCCGGGGCTGCGGGCCTCTGGTGGTATGCCGCCCGGGGTTTGACCTGGCCCGCCTGGGCGAGGTGAAGCTGGCCGTGCCCGGGATCAACACCACCGCCTTCATGCTGCTCAGCCTGTATCTGGGTAAGCCGCCCGACGCGGCCTTTATGGTCTTCGACCAGGTGATGCCCGCCGTGGCCGGGGGCGAGTACGAGGCCGGGGTGATCATCCACGAGGGGCGCTTCACCTTTGGGGCCCACGGCCTGGAGGCTCCCCTGGACCTGGGAGCCTGGTGGGAAGAGACCACCGGCCTGCCCATCCCCTTGGGCTGCATCGCCGCCCGCCGCGATCTGGGGCCCGCCGCGGCCCGCGAGCTGGAGCAGGTGCTGGCCGCCAGCGTGGCCCACGCCTTGGCCAACCCCCTGGCCTCGCGGGAGTACGTCTTGGCCCACAGCCAGGAGATGCAAGACGAGGTGGTGGCCAGCCACATCGGGCTCTATGTCAACGACTTCAGCCAAGAGCTGGGGGAAGAGGGGCTGGCCGCGGTCCGGGAGCTGATGCGGCGGGGCCGCGAGGTAGGCCTGCTGCCCGCTGCCGAAATGCCCCTGTTGGCAAGCCAGGAAAAATTTTGACCAATACCGCCGGCATACGATAAATTTAGGCTGACCCCTTGTGGGGGATTGGCATTTCTTCAGTGGATGAGGAGAAGTTGGAACCCGAGCCACGACGCGGCTTTCTCCAGCGCCTGAAACAGGCCCTGGGGGGAAACAGCGCCAACACATCAGAAGAGCTCGAGCGCGAGATTCACGGCCTGGTTGACCAGGGCGAAGCTCAGGGCCTGATCACCGAGCGGGAAGGCCAGATGATCGAGGCCATCCTCGACCTGGACGAAACCACCGCCGGGCAGATCATGGTGCCGCGCACCGAGATGGCCACCGTGGACGCCACGGCAACCCTGACAGAAACGGTCAAGGTCATCGTGGATTCCGGCCACTCGCGCATTCCCATCACCGGCGAAGACCTGGACCACATCGTGGGCGTGGTGCACGCCAAGGATCTGTTGCCCCATTGGGGCTGCGCCAACGGCGGCGTCTCGCTCACCAAGATCTGCCGCCCGCCATTTTTCGTGCCCCAGTCCAAGCCGGTGGACCAACTCCTCAGCGACTTCAAGCGCAAGCGGGTGCACTTGGCCATCGTGGTTGACGAGTACGGCGGCACCGCCGGCATCGTCACCATCGAGGACGTGCTCGAGGAGATCGTGGGCGAGATCGTGGACGAGTACGACCAGGAGCAGCCCCAGATCATGGAGCAGGCCGACGGCTCCCTGCTGGTGGACGCCCGCCTGGAGACCGAGAAGCTGGCCGAGCACCTGGACATCGAGCTGCCCGCCGAGCTGCCCGAAGGCCGCTTCGAAACGGTGGGCGGCTTCATCACCACCCTCTTGGGCCGGGTGCCCCGCACCCAGGAAGAAGTCAGCTACGGCCCCCTGCGCATGGTGGTTACCGGGGCGGACGAGCGCCGCATCACCCAAGTGCAGCTCCACCACGACCCCCAGGCCCCGCCGTCTCCCCACACGGGGGACTGACCCCTTCATGTCCAGACTGACTGCATGGCGCCCCGGCCGGGGCGCCGCGATCACCGCCATTTTGGGCGGCCTGCTATTGGCCTGCGCTTTTCCGCCAATAAACCTGTGGCCCCTGGCCCTGGTGGGCCTGGTGCCTTTCTTCTGGCTGGCCCGCCGTCTGACGCCCAAGAAGGCGCTGGTGGCCGGCTGGCTGGGCGGCATAACCATGTTCATGGGCCTGGTCTATTGGCTCATCGTGGTGATGATCACCTACGGCGGGGTGCACTGGTCCGCCGCCTTGCTGGCCCTGTTCATCTTTGCCTGGTATTTGGGATCTTATCTGGGCATATTTTGCTGGCTGCTCAGCCTGGGGGCGCGCGGCGGCCTAAGCCTGCTGATCCTGGCGCCTTTGGTGTGGGCGGGCACGGAGTGGGCCCGGGGGCTCATCTTCACCGGGGTGCCCTGGCTGCCCCTGTCCATGGGCCTGGTGAGCCGGCTGGAGCTGGTGCAGAGCGCCGAGCTGTGGAGCACCACCGGCCTGAGCCTCATCCTGGTGCTGGTCAACGCCCTGGTGGCCGAGGCGGTTTTCCCGGCCCGGCCGGACTCGCCCAACTGGCGGCGGGGCGCGGCGGTGGTGTTGGCCATCCTCATCGTGGCGGCGGGCTGGCTCTGGGGCGCCCAGCGCATGGACCAGGTGGAGGCCCAGGCCAAGAGCGCGCCCACTCTGGCGGTGAGCGTGGTGCAGGGCAACGTGCCGCTTGCCATGATGTGGCAGCGCCAGCTGCGGCCCCAGGTGATCGGCCGCCACGCGCGGGCCACCAAGCGGGCCGCCCAGGACAACCCCGAGCGGCCCTGGCTGGTGGTGTGGCCCGAGTCGGCCGCGCCGTTTTATTTCTTGCGCGACGCCCGGCCCAGCATCCCGGTGCTGGAGCTGGCCAAGGAGCTCAAGGCCTATGTAATGCTGGGCTCCCTGGGCGCGGTGAAGGACGGCGACCTGCTGCGGGTGAGCAACCGCTCCTGGCTCATCGGCCCGGACGGCCGCGAGGCGGGCTATTACGATAAGGTGCACCTGGTGCCCTTCGGCGAGTACGTGCCCCTGGGCAAGCTCTTGTTCTTCGTGCGGGCCGTGGCCCAAATCGGGGTGGACTTCGCGGTGGGCAGCCCGGGCAAGGTGCTCATGGTGGGGCCCCTGGCGGTGGGGCCGCTTATCTGCTATGAATCGATCTTTCCGGAGCTGGCCCGCCAGATGCGCCTGCACGGGGCCCGGCTGCTGGTCAACCAGACCAACGACGCCTGGTTCGGCCGCACCAGCGCGCCCTATCAGCATCTGAGCCACTTGCAGCTCCGGGCCATCGAGAACCGGCTGGCCTGCGCCCGCGCGGCCAACACCGGCATATCGGGGTTCGTGTCGCCCAGCGGACGGGTGAGCCAGGCCACGGGCATCTACCGCCCAGGCCTGGAAAGCGCCCGTGTGCCGCTCATGGAACAGAAGACCTTTTTCACCCGCCACGGGGATATAATCGGGCCAGTCGCCCTGGCCGCCGCGCTGCTGTTGGTGCTGGCCGGCTGGTGGCGCGCCCGCAAAAGAGAGGCATGAGTCATGTACGAGGAGCTCAAGGAACAACTCAACGGGCTGTTGGCGCGTCTCAATCTGCTCCAGGAGTATCTTTGACCCCGCGTCCAAGAAAGAGCGCCTGGCAGAGCTGGACAAGCTCATGGCCAAGGACGGCTTCTGGGATGACTCCGACGCCGCCACGGAGGTGATGAAGGAGCGCTCTCTTCTGGAGCAGGGGATCGAGAGCCTGACCGCGCTGAGCCAGCAGGCCGAGGACGCCGAGGTGCTCCTGGAGCTGAGCCAGGAGGAGCAGGACAAGGCAGCGGCCAAGGAGGTCTCGGCCAACCTGGAGGAGCTGGAAAAGGGCGTGGCCAAGCTGGAGGCCCAGCGCCTCTTGGGCGGGCCGGACGACCACCGCGACGCCATCCTGGCCATCAACGCCGGGGCCGGGGGCACCGACGCCCAGGACTGGGCCGAGATGCTCTTGCGCCTCTACACCCGCTACGCCGAGCGCCAAGGCTTCGAGGTGCGCCTGCTGGACTTGCAGGAGGGCGAGGAAGCGGGCATAAAGAGCGCCACCCTGGAGGTCAACGGACACCAGGCCTATGGCCAGCTAAAGGGCGAGGCGGGCATCCACCGCCTGGTGCGCATCAGCCCCTTTGACGCCTCGCACCGCCGCCACACCGCCTTCGCCTCGGTGTCGGTTTCGCCTCAGGTGGACGAGGACATCGAGATCGAGATCAACGACAACGATCTGCGCATCGACACCTACCGCGCCTCCGGGGCGGGCGGCCAGCACGTGAACAAGACCTCCTCGGCGGTGCGTATCACCCACCTGCCTACCGGCACGGTGGTGCAGTGCCAGAACGAGAAGAGCCAGCACCGCAACCGCGATTTGGCCATGAAGGTCTTGAAGGCTCGCCTGTACGAGCTGGAGCTGGAGAAGCTCCAGGCCGAAAAGCAGGAGGCCTACGACAACCAGCGCGAGATCGCCTGGGGCAGCCAGATCCGCTCCTATGTCTTGGCCCCCTACCGCTTGGTCAAGGACCACCGCACCGGGGTGGAGATGGGCAACGTGGACGCGGTCTTGGACGGTGACCTGGAGAGCTTTGTGCAGGGGTATCTGCTCTGGCGCAGTCAGGCTTAAGCTGGGGAATCATTTAGATCGGCACGCGGCGCCGCCCTTTAAGGGCGGCGTTTCTTTTGGTGGGGTTAGTTGCCGGCCCGCTTGAGGTCCTTGGCGTAGCCCACGATGCCTTCGGCGATGCCCTGGGCCACCACGTCGCGGTAGGACTTTTTGGCCAGCAGGCGGTGCTCTTTGGGGTTGGTGAGGAAGCCCACCTCCACCAGGATGGAGGGCATCCGCGCGCCGATGAGCACATAGAACGGCGCCTGCTTTACCTTGAGGTCTTGAATCTTGGCCTTGCTGCGCGCCTTGGCCAGCATGTCGCCGTGCACCGAGCGGGCCAGGCGGTTGGACTCGTTGATCTTGGAGTTGAGCATCAGGTCGTTGAGGATCATCTGCAAGTCGCTGATGGAGCGGGTGGTGGTGGCGTTCTCCCGCGCGGCCACCCGCATGGATTCTTCATCCGAGGCCAGGTTGAGGAAGTAGGTTTCCATGCCGTTGAGGCGGTGGCTGGCCGCCGCGTTCACGTGGATGGAAACGAATAGGTCCGCGTCGCGGGTGTTGGCAAAGGCGGTGCGCTCCTCCAGAGCCAGGTACTCGTCGCGGTCGCGGGTCAAGAGCACCTGCACGCCCATCATCTTCCTGAGCTTGGCGGCCACCCGTTTAGACAGGTCCAGGGTCAGATCCTTTTCCTTCATGCCCTTGTACAGGGCGCCGGTGTCCTTGCCGCCGTGGCCAGGGTCTAAGACCACCCGCTTGACCCCCAGCCCTAAGGCCTTGGCCAGGCTCAGATCGGGCGGGGTCTCATGGGCGCGGCCCCGGGGCACCCGCCGTTCCCTTGCGTTCTGGCGCTTCTGGGCCCTGGCCTTGGCCTGCTCGCCGAAGCAGTCGATCACCACGCGGAAGGGGTTTTCCAGGGTGAAGACCTTGTAGGTGGCCAGGTGCTTGATGTCCAGGACCAGGCGTACCGTGTCCGGGCTGTATTGCCCGGCCCGCGCGGCTTTCAAGAGGCCGTCGCCGATGGGCATGCGGTCGTCGAAGCCCGAGGGCAGGCGCGCGCCTTTGAGGTCCAAGTACAGCCGCCGCGGCTTGTTGTGGTCCGGGTCGCGCTTCAAGAGGGCCGAGTTGTAAGGCACCGGCCGCTCCAGGCCGATGACTACGCGGGTGTAGCTGGGCGTGGACCAGTGACGCAGGCCTTTCACCGTGGCCAGGGCCTTTTCGCCCGGCTTCTGGGCCGGTTTGGCGCTAGGGGTCTTGACCGGCTTGACTGCCGGGGCGGGGGCTGGGGCCTTCTTGCCCTGGTCGCGCTGGCCCGCGGCCAGGCGTTCCTCAAGGGCGTCCAGGCGCGCCTTGGCCCGGGGGGACATGTCGCCCCGGGGGTAGTTCACCGTCACCCGGAGGTATTCCAGATAGGCCTGCTTGGGCTGGCCCGCTTCCTCGTAGAGCCCGGCCAGCATGGTCTGGGCGTCGTCTGCCAGGCGCGAGTCCGGGAAGTGGTTCACCAGGCGCTTGAACAGGTCAACCGCCCGGTCGAAGTCGTCCTGGCGCTTGAAGCGCCGCCAGGCCTGGCCATGCACCCGGCCCATCCACAACAGGGCGCCCGCCGCGAAGGGTCCGTTGGGCGAGGCGGTGTAGACCCGCGAGAAGCGGTCGGCCAGGCTCTGCCAGTTCTGATACACCGACTGGGCCTTGGGGTGCTTGATCAGCCAGTGGTAGTCGGCCCGCGCTTGGTTGTAGACCGCCTTCTCGTCCTGGGCCAGGGCCGCGCCGCCCGCCAAGGCGGCAAGCAGGGCCACAGCCAAGGCGATTATGCTCAGCCTAGTCCAGTTCATCCTGCCACTCGCTGAGCAGGTTCAGGGCCTGCAAGGGGGTTAGGGCGCTTAGGTCCAGCTCGGCCAGCTTGCTGATGAGCGGGTGCCGCTCCGGCGCGAACAGGGCCAGCTGGCCGCCGCCCGCGCTCTGGTCCGGGGAGGGGGCGGGCGGGCCTTCTTGTTCCAGACGGGCCAGCACCTCCCGCGCCCGGGCCAGCACCGGCTCGGGCAGCCCGGCCAGACGGGCCACGGCCAGGCCATAGGAGCGGCTGACTCCGCCCGGGGCCAGACGGCGCAAAAACACGATGGAGCCTTGGTACTCCTTGACCGCCACGTTGAAATTCTTTGCCCGGGGGTGGGTGGCGGCCAGCTCGGTGAGCTCGTGGTAGTGGGTGGCGAACAGCGTCTTGACCCCCACCCCGTCCAGATCGTGCAGATGCTCGGCCACGGCCCAGGCCAGGGACAGGCCGTCAAAGGTGGAGGTGCCCCGGCCCACCTCGTCCAGGATCACCAGGGAGCGCGGGGTGGCCGCGGCCAATATCTGGCTGGTCTCGGTCATCTCCACCATGAAGGTGGAGCGTCCGCCCGCCAGGTCGTCCATGGCCCCCACCCGGGTGAACACGCGGTCGATGAGCGGCAAGTGAGCTTCGTTGGCGGGCACGAAGGACCCGGCCTGGGCCAGCAGGGAAATCAATGCCACCTGGCGGAGGATGGTGGACTTGCCGGCCATGTTGGGGCCGGTGATGATCAGGACCTGCTGTTCATCGTCGTCCAGGTAAACGTCGTTGGGCACGAACTCGCCCTCGGGAAGCATCTGCTCCACCACCGGATGGCGGCCCGCGCTGATGCTTAAGGGGCCGTCCTTGCTCATCACCGGGCGCACGTAGTCGCGGCTGAGCGCCAGGCGGGCCAGCCCGGCCAGCACGTCCACCTCGGCCACGGCCCGGGCGGCGGCCACCAGGCGGGGGCCTTGTTCGGCCACGGCTCCGCGCAGCTCTTCGAACAGGGTCTTTTCCAGCTCCAGGGCCTTTTCCTCGGCCCCCAGCACGGCGGCTTCCTTGTCCTTGAGGGCCGGGGTGATGTAGCGCTCCGCGTTGGCCAGGGTCTGCTTGCGGATGAAGCTCTCGGGCACCTTGTCCAGATGGGTCCGGGTCACTTCGATGTAATAGCCGAAAACCTTGTTGAAGCTCACCTTGAGCGAGGGGATGCCGGTGTCGGCCCGGAGCTCGGCTTGCAGGGCCGCGATCCAGTCCTTGCCCGCGCCGCGCAATTGCCTGAGCTCGTCCAGCTCCTCGCTCACGCCCTGGGCGATGACCCCGCCTTCGGCCAGGGAGGCGGGAGGGCTTTCGCTCAGCCAGTCGTAGAGGCGCTGGGCCAGGGGACCCAGGCCGCCCATCTGGCCCAAGCGCGCGGCCACCAGGGCCGACTGCATGGGCTCCAACAGGGCGCGCAGGCCGGGCAGGGCCAACAGGGCGTCGCGCAGGGAAGCCAGGTCGCGCGGGGTGGCCTGGCCCAGGCTGGCCCGGCCCACCAGACGGGGCAGGTCGGGCAGCTCGCGCAGGGCCTCTTGCAAGGCGTCCAGGAGCAGGGGATCGCCCACCAGCTCCTCCACCGCCTGGTGGCGCGCCTCGATGGCTTCTAAAGAGCGCAGGGGGAAACCCAGCCATTGCTTGAGCAGGCGTCCGCCCATGGGCGTTGCAGTCATGTCCACCGCGTTCAAGAGCGAGCCCGTGCGCCCGCCGCCCGCGATGGCGCGGTAAAGCTCCAGGTTGCGCTGGGCCGTGGCGTCCAGGACCAGGTGGGTCTGCACCCGGTAGAGGCCCAGCGGTTCGATGTGCTCCGGGCTGGTGCGCTGGGTGCTCAAGACCGCGGACCAGGCCAAGGCCGCCGCGATGAGCGCCGGCTCCCAGTCCTCTTCCTCCGCCTCCTCGGGCAGGCGGGCCTCCAAGAGCTGGCGGGCCTGGCCGGGGGTGGGCGGGCGGCCTGTGGCCAGGCTGCGGGGCAACTCGGCCGCGCCGGGGCCCAGGTCGCCCAGGCCAGGGTGGGCCGCCTGGCTCTCGGCGATCACCAGCTCGGCGGGCTCCAAGCGGGCCAGCTCGTCGGCCAGGGCCGGGCCGGGCAAGAGGGTGGTGGCCATGAACTCGCCAGAGGCCAGATCCAGGCAGGCCAGGCCCAGGCGCTCGCGGCCCAGGAACAGGGCGGCCAAATAGCGGTGCTCCCTGGCGGGCAGGTGGTTGGGGTCGATGAACATGCCCGGGCTCACCACCCGGGTGATCTCACGCTTGACCAGCCCCTTGGCCTGCTTGGGGTCCTCCACCTGGTCGCACACCGCCACCTTGTGGCCCGCTTCCACCATCTTGGCCAGGTAGGCGTCCACCGCGCGGTAGGGCACCCCGCACATGGGGATGGGATCGGGGTGACCCTTGTCCCGGCTGGTCAGGGCGATGGAGAGCACCTTGGAGGCGACGATGGCGTCGTCAAAGAACATCTCGTAGAAGTCGCCCATGCGGAAGAACAGAATGCAGTCAGGCACCTGCTCCTTGAGCTCGAAAAATTGGCGCAGCATGGGGGTGTCCCGGGCGGGACT
This window of the Desulfarculaceae bacterium genome carries:
- a CDS encoding N-acetylmuramoyl-L-alanine amidase, translated to MNWTRLSIIALAVALLAALAGGAALAQDEKAVYNQARADYHWLIKHPKAQSVYQNWQSLADRFSRVYTASPNGPFAAGALLWMGRVHGQAWRRFKRQDDFDRAVDLFKRLVNHFPDSRLADDAQTMLAGLYEEAGQPKQAYLEYLRVTVNYPRGDMSPRAKARLDALEERLAAGQRDQGKKAPAPAPAVKPVKTPSAKPAQKPGEKALATVKGLRHWSTPSYTRVVIGLERPVPYNSALLKRDPDHNKPRRLYLDLKGARLPSGFDDRMPIGDGLLKAARAGQYSPDTVRLVLDIKHLATYKVFTLENPFRVVIDCFGEQAKARAQKRQNARERRVPRGRAHETPPDLSLAKALGLGVKRVVLDPGHGGKDTGALYKGMKEKDLTLDLSKRVAAKLRKMMGVQVLLTRDRDEYLALEERTAFANTRDADLFVSIHVNAAASHRLNGMETYFLNLASDEESMRVAARENATTTRSISDLQMILNDLMLNSKINESNRLARSVHGDMLAKARSKAKIQDLKVKQAPFYVLIGARMPSILVEVGFLTNPKEHRLLAKKSYRDVVAQGIAEGIVGYAKDLKRAGN
- a CDS encoding hemolysin family protein, whose protein sequence is MEPEPRRGFLQRLKQALGGNSANTSEELEREIHGLVDQGEAQGLITEREGQMIEAILDLDETTAGQIMVPRTEMATVDATATLTETVKVIVDSGHSRIPITGEDLDHIVGVVHAKDLLPHWGCANGGVSLTKICRPPFFVPQSKPVDQLLSDFKRKRVHLAIVVDEYGGTAGIVTIEDVLEEIVGEIVDEYDQEQPQIMEQADGSLLVDARLETEKLAEHLDIELPAELPEGRFETVGGFITTLLGRVPRTQEEVSYGPLRMVVTGADERRITQVQLHHDPQAPPSPHTGD
- the lnt gene encoding apolipoprotein N-acyltransferase — translated: MSRLTAWRPGRGAAITAILGGLLLACAFPPINLWPLALVGLVPFFWLARRLTPKKALVAGWLGGITMFMGLVYWLIVVMITYGGVHWSAALLALFIFAWYLGSYLGIFCWLLSLGARGGLSLLILAPLVWAGTEWARGLIFTGVPWLPLSMGLVSRLELVQSAELWSTTGLSLILVLVNALVAEAVFPARPDSPNWRRGAAVVLAILIVAAGWLWGAQRMDQVEAQAKSAPTLAVSVVQGNVPLAMMWQRQLRPQVIGRHARATKRAAQDNPERPWLVVWPESAAPFYFLRDARPSIPVLELAKELKAYVMLGSLGAVKDGDLLRVSNRSWLIGPDGREAGYYDKVHLVPFGEYVPLGKLLFFVRAVAQIGVDFAVGSPGKVLMVGPLAVGPLICYESIFPELARQMRLHGARLLVNQTNDAWFGRTSAPYQHLSHLQLRAIENRLACARAANTGISGFVSPSGRVSQATGIYRPGLESARVPLMEQKTFFTRHGDIIGPVALAAALLLVLAGWWRARKREA
- a CDS encoding 1,4-dihydroxy-6-naphthoate synthase, which produces MNGREIQFGFSPCPNDTFSFHAAMHGLVDTQGWRFEARFADVEQLNQWALEGRLPLTKLSFPALGRALDRYGLLRAGAALGRGCGPLVVCRPGFDLARLGEVKLAVPGINTTAFMLLSLYLGKPPDAAFMVFDQVMPAVAGGEYEAGVIIHEGRFTFGAHGLEAPLDLGAWWEETTGLPIPLGCIAARRDLGPAAARELEQVLAASVAHALANPLASREYVLAHSQEMQDEVVASHIGLYVNDFSQELGEEGLAAVRELMRRGREVGLLPAAEMPLLASQEKF
- the mutS gene encoding DNA mismatch repair protein MutS; its protein translation is MLRQFFELKEQVPDCILFFRMGDFYEMFFDDAIVASKVLSIALTSRDKGHPDPIPMCGVPYRAVDAYLAKMVEAGHKVAVCDQVEDPKQAKGLVKREITRVVSPGMFIDPNHLPAREHRYLAALFLGRERLGLACLDLASGEFMATTLLPGPALADELARLEPAELVIAESQAAHPGLGDLGPGAAELPRSLATGRPPTPGQARQLLEARLPEEAEEEDWEPALIAAALAWSAVLSTQRTSPEHIEPLGLYRVQTHLVLDATAQRNLELYRAIAGGGRTGSLLNAVDMTATPMGGRLLKQWLGFPLRSLEAIEARHQAVEELVGDPLLLDALQEALRELPDLPRLVGRASLGQATPRDLASLRDALLALPGLRALLEPMQSALVAARLGQMGGLGPLAQRLYDWLSESPPASLAEGGVIAQGVSEELDELRQLRGAGKDWIAALQAELRADTGIPSLKVSFNKVFGYYIEVTRTHLDKVPESFIRKQTLANAERYITPALKDKEAAVLGAEEKALELEKTLFEELRGAVAEQGPRLVAAARAVAEVDVLAGLARLALSRDYVRPVMSKDGPLSISAGRHPVVEQMLPEGEFVPNDVYLDDDEQQVLIITGPNMAGKSTILRQVALISLLAQAGSFVPANEAHLPLIDRVFTRVGAMDDLAGGRSTFMVEMTETSQILAAATPRSLVILDEVGRGTSTFDGLSLAWAVAEHLHDLDGVGVKTLFATHYHELTELAATHPRAKNFNVAVKEYQGSIVFLRRLAPGGVSRSYGLAVARLAGLPEPVLARAREVLARLEQEGPPAPSPDQSAGGGQLALFAPERHPLISKLAELDLSALTPLQALNLLSEWQDELD
- the prfB gene encoding peptide chain release factor 2 (programmed frameshift) produces the protein MYEELKEQLNGLLARLNLLQEYLDPASKKERLAELDKLMAKDGFWDDSDAATEVMKERSLLEQGIESLTALSQQAEDAEVLLELSQEEQDKAAAKEVSANLEELEKGVAKLEAQRLLGGPDDHRDAILAINAGAGGTDAQDWAEMLLRLYTRYAERQGFEVRLLDLQEGEEAGIKSATLEVNGHQAYGQLKGEAGIHRLVRISPFDASHRRHTAFASVSVSPQVDEDIEIEINDNDLRIDTYRASGAGGQHVNKTSSAVRITHLPTGTVVQCQNEKSQHRNRDLAMKVLKARLYELELEKLQAEKQEAYDNQREIAWGSQIRSYVLAPYRLVKDHRTGVEMGNVDAVLDGDLESFVQGYLLWRSQA